TGACCTTGATCTTTTCATAGACTATATTCTCATTTGCTGCCAGTAAATAGGTATCAGAACCTGGGATCAGAAACAGTCGTTTGGAATTAATAAGTTCAGGATACTAAACATTAGTTTAAAAATGGTTCATTGCTTATATATCTCGTAAGATTTGTGCCATATGTTAACCGATTTTAAACTTTACGCATATTTGAATTATGTTTGAAAAACGTTATCAACAAAAATTCTCAAAATTTAATGTCGAACTGCCGAACATAGGGTTTATAGTTACCATTGTTTGTGCCGTAACATCATTACATAATTACATAATTATACAATTATAATTTTGTATAGTGATGTTACATTTATTTTTATCACTAGATTTTGGAACTGAGTCAAAAAAAGAGAAAAAAGATAAAACTGCTTTTTCTCATCTGTTTCAAAATTAAACAAGTCGTGAAAAAACGAAAGTGGGAAAAATATACGTTCCCTGCCTTCAAAAGGAAAACAAATCGTCATCTGCTCAATAACATCATTACAATGAGCCCAATATAAAAAAACATGAGCTCATTGGGTACATCTGCTTCAAAGAAAAGACCTTTATATATGCCGAATCTAAAGTACATGTGTTACACATCCTTACTTAGGGGATGTAATCTTGGCAGGTACATCCCCTGAATTACTTTTCTCCTATCATTTTTTTGCTAAGATTTAACTGCTTTTAATTTTCCATTTTCATCCTATATTTCTCAGTAGATATAAAGTTCTCTTTTGACTGTCCCGAGGGGAAAGAGGGAGAAAAGATAATAAAACCACTGCTTTTTCGGTGGTCATGTGGTTATTTCAGCGTTTAAAGGCTTCTCCATCCTTATTTTCAAATGGATTGTTGTTTATGTTGGGGGAATTACTGCGTTTATGGCTGCAATGGTCGGTTTTTTTCCTGATTTTCCCCTGCATCCACCAGTATCGACAAATGGAAAGTGAATTAAAAAAGCGAAAAAGAAGTGACTGAAAAAACGTATTTTTATACATATGGTTTCATAAAATCTCATTTATAAGACAAAAACAAACATCGGCAAAAACACGATTTTTGTTGCGTGCAAAACACATATAGTTTTGCACGCAAAAACCGCTATCAGTCGAACGCACTACATGGAAAATATTATATATGTTCACTCACATTACTAATAACCGGAGAAACTTAAAGAAATATTCTTAAACTTAAGGTTAAGTAAAACGCTACCGGTGAAAAGGGTTGGTATGAAACCATATATACCCTCATTAACATCAATTAGATTTAACGATAACGATGATGATAACGGTAACGGGAGGCTACATCTGAAGTATGAGTATATACCTAATCGCCCATATCATTTATAAAAAATCAAATTTGATGTGCATAAAGCAGATAGACCCCTGTCGGGGGGGTCTAGCCGAACAAAATTCGAAAGTTGATTTACGATGATAAAAATACTGACCATCTTATATAAAAAGGTTGCAGATGGTTTCATCCTTATTATCGGATGGAATCACCACTTAATGACCGATTTACTTGCCCCATTAATGAGCATTTACGGGCTGCTCTCTCAGTATCTTCCCAAGTAAAAACTTTTAAATTATTTTCTTTTTCTTCTCATTGCGGAAATTTTCACTGTGTTCTGGGCTGCAATACTCTTTCTGGATATTGTCAGTATAGAACGTCTTGCCGCAATACTTACATGTTTTCTGAATCTCTTCCTTCTTTTTCTGTCCCTCTATGTCTTCTCTCAGGCTCTCCTCTGGCTCTCTCACGGTTTCCTTTTGTTCTTGTTCCCTCGCTTCTCTGCTCTTGTGGTCTCCTACGTTCCCTGTGATTCAATCCGCTTGAATTCTCCTTCAAAGACCGGAATATGCACAAACGCAAGAATAAGCGAAAAGTAAGTTTCAGCTATTAATGTACTTAAAAGGAAGAACTATATTTACTTCTACCTTTTCATAGACTATATTCTCATTTGCTGCCAGTAAATAGGTATCAGAACCTGGGATCAGAAATAAACTGCTGGTATTAAGTTAAGGCTCAAATATAATTTCAGGTTTAAAATAGTAAAATTCCTGCCGAAAGTCCTTTCTGAGATGCGTTCAAAGTTCATCTTATGCGAATCTGGGATATCCCTCCTGAGAAAATGTGCCGGAACCACCTTTTAGGGGAGCACCGTGAATTGCACGCCCTGTGGTCCATAATAACTAATAACAAGAAAGCTTATGCCCACCACCCCGAGACCCTGCGCTGGAGAGGAAAACTGAAAGCTCTCTACCTGCGGCATGAAGCCCTTGTAAGGGAAATGACTGAAAGGGGGTATAAGCACCATACCCCGCTCGACCCTGTTCTGGCAACAGGAAAAGCTGTTCAGGATGAGTTTGTAAATACATATGAAGAACAGGTCCGGATCCTGAAAGAAAGAGGATGTGAGTGCAGGGTTTGATTTTTTCTTTTTCAATCCTTTTCATTTTGTCCTGGTTTAATATTTATATTTATAATTATCGATAATTTTTTATAGTTTTATGGCAATTTATAGAGAGACAGATGTGAAATCTGAGAAAGCCGTTCAGAACACACGCTAAATTAAGAAAATTAAGCAGGCATGAGTTTTTGAGACGTGTCTTGCTCAGAAACTGTTTCACTGCTGGTCAGGAATTTCAAGGGACTTAAATGAAAATCGTGCTGGATGAAGAGGAAATTGGGGTTCTTGAATGCATAAAAGAAGCCCATATGGATAGAGGCTTTCATATTCGGGATATTATCAAAAAAGCAAAAGCCGGATACGGATTATCAAGGTCAACAGTTTATGAAATCGTAGGCTATCTCGAATTCCACGGTCTTCTAAAAACGAACGAACACGGTAACCGGGAACTTGACCTGAACATCAGCTATTTTGTAACCTGCACGGGCTGCGGGAAAGATATCCCTGGAAACGAATATTTTAAAGAAAACGGGAAAGCGGTGTGTGAAGACTGTTATCTGGAGGAGCACCAGAGAATCAAGTTTGCGGACCCTGTGGCAGTGCGTTCCAAAAAGCTTTTCAGAAAACAGCACGGGTTTGAAGGGACTGAAGGCCTGACAGAGCTGCAAAAAGAAATCTACAGTTTCATCATTGAGGAAGGAGGGTCTACCCCTGAAATGATTTCGAAGCTCTTCAAGTTGACCCTTCAGGAGACCAGGAACCAGCTTGCGATACTGAGGCACTGTGAGCTTTTAAAGTGGAGAAAAATGGGAGACGAAATGTATATGGTGCCTTTTGATTCCTGAACCATCCATAATAACCGGCATGTTTAGAGGGTGAAAGTTTGACTGAAAAAATTGATATGGACGAAAGAGCGAAAGCAATGGCAGAAGAAATCCCCGGAGTGATGAAAGCTCTCATGGGACTTCATTCTGAAGTCGTTAAGGACGGGGCTTTAAGCGCCAAGACAAAAGAACTGATGATGGTAGGGATTGCAGTTGCCATTCGCTGTGAGTACTGTCTCTGGAAACATGTCCCTGAGGCTGTGAAAATGGGGGCTACCAGGGAAGAGATTCTTGAAGCTGTAAGCACTGCAATAATGATGTCAGGAGGGCCTGGAGTAGCTTACGGGTCAGTGGTCGTCCTTAAAATCCTTGATGAACTTAACGTCTGAATTCTGGAGTGGTAAAAGATGGCAGGAGAAAAATCCAGCTCATCCGTATGTGCGGCATGTGGATGTCAATTGTCTGCAGAAGACATTATCGAAGAAGGCGGAGAGACCTTTTGCGAAGACTGTTATATTGAGAGCCGCCATAAGATCCAGGCATGTGACCCCTGGGCTGTCCGTTCTAAAAAAATCTTCCGGGAAGAAGCAGGGCTTGAGGGGACTGAAGGCCTGACAGAACTGCAAAAAGCTATTTATGATTTCATAGTCTCCAGGGGAGGAGCAAAAAAAGAAGAAATTGCAGAAAAGTTTGGAATATCTGCAAGGGAGACTGAAAACCAGTTTGCTCTTCTAAGGCACTGTGAGCTGTTAAAAGGGCAAAAGAGGGCAGATGGAGTGTATCTGGTGTCTTTTGATGCATGATAGTTCTGAAAAATCAGCTATTTTTTTACTTTTTTCCTTTTAAGCAGAAGGAGACCTGAATAATTATTTCTCAATACAAAATCCACCTGAAGTATTATTCTCAATACAAAATCCACCTGAATAATTATTTCTCAATACAAAATCCACCTGAAGAATTCTGAAAGTTAGTCCCCTGTTATCTCTCTTTACCACCCAAAACTGTTTCATAATTGAAGATTAATAATTAAAGGTTAATTTATCCTCGAAGGTAAGAAATACAGATTTTTTACATGGTTAGTGGCTTTAGCCGGGGTGTTAAGAGTTGGACAGCTCAGATCTTTATTTTAATTTCGAAATTGAAACAATGGACAGGGGAGAACTCGATGCTCTTGTCGAGGAACGGGTGCGGTATACAGTAAGATATGCGGCTGAGAATTCCCCTTTTTACAGGAAATGGTTTGAAAAGCATGGGGTAAACCCGGGAGATATCAAAGCCCATGAAGACCTCCTCGAACTCCCGATTATCTCCGGGGAAACAATCCGGGAAAACCAGCCCCCTGAAACAAAGGAGTTTATGTTCAGGAGTGCTGGCTGGGAAGATGTTTTTACGATTCACGAGACCAGCGGGACGAGCGGGACTCCAAAGAGCTTTTTCCTTACATGGGAAGACTGGGAACGTTACGCGGAAAAATACGCCCGGATTTTCAGGTCCCAGGGCTTCGGAAAAGGAGACAGGGTAGTTGTCTGTGCCTCTTACGGCATGAATGTGGGGGCAAACACAATGACTCTTGCTGCCAGGCAGGTGGGCATGAGCATTATCCCTGAAGGTAAATGCACCTTTCCCCTCCGTGTTATTGAAACCTACAAACCGACAGGCATAGTAGGAAGCGTATTCAAACTCCTGAACCTTGCCCGCAGAATGAAGGCTGAAGGAATTGACCCCCAGAATTCAGGCGTAAACAAGCTTGTTGTGGGAGGCGAATCCTTTGCTGAAGAATCAAGAAACTATCTCTCTGAGATTTGGGGCTGCCCCGTATACAATACCTATGGAAGCACGGAAGGGACCATGTGTGGAGAATGCAGTGAAATATCAGGGCTTCACGTCCCCGAAGATTTTGTTCATCTTGATGTTTACGACCCGCATGTAAAGGAATTCGTGCCTGAAGGAGAATGCGGAAGAGTTGTCCTGAGCACACTTCTTCCTGTGGGGGCAAAAGCAGGAAACCTGCTTTTAAATTACGATACTGAAGATACTACAGTTGTTCTTACGCGCAAAAAATGTGCCTGTGGAAGGACTCACATGAAAATCCTTACCCCGCAGAGAGAGGCAGAAACAGTCTGGGTTGAAGGCGCTCCTTTTAACCGTGTGGATGTGGAAAAAGGAGTCTTTCAGAGTGGAAATATGGAATACCTTACAGGAGAATACGAGGCTTTTCTTTACGGCACGGAGGACGAGGGCGAAACCGTACTCAGGGTCAGTATGGAATGCAAAAATCCTGATGCCTGCGACAGAGACCTCATACAGGAAAATTTTGTTCGCTCTTTCCTTAAATATAAACCTCCCCTTTCCAGGGCTTATGAAGATGGCAGTTTCAGGATTCTCTTCAATTTTGCAGGTCCAGGAGAACTTGAGCTGTATAAAATTAAAGGAAGACCAAAAAGGCTAGTAGACAGAAGGTAATTTTTAATCCTGTGACTATTTTTATTTTTTGTTTATTTTTTAATTTTTTATTTTCTTTTCAATATCCTGCTTATTTATTTGTTTTACATCCTTCTTTTTGATTTTATTTTGTAACTGCTCAGAGTATAGTTAACGGCGCTCCTATGAGCGCCGCACGAATACCCTCTAAAACAGGTAAACCGTTCTTTTTTCCTGTAGAAATGTACGCCCTAATTCTGCAGAAAGCTTGCGCTCCCATTGCTTTTCTGAAAGTTCCCGATATTTTCTGCTGTAGTTTCATCATCCTGATATCTCTTTCTGCCTGATTATTATCAAATGGAACTTTCAAATCTGTCAGGAATCTCAGAATCTTTTCTTTGTGTTCTATAAACCTATCCAGCAGATTCCTTGATTTTGTTTTTGGATTTTTACCGCGTTTTCCCTGTTTTTCAGGATTTAGAGAATGCGGATTTTCTTCAAGCGCTCTAATGATAATTGCATCAAACCTTTCTTCCAATGCTTTAATTTGCTCAAAATCAGGTTCTCTTAATTGCTCTTTACACTCATCAGTGTATTTCTTCATCTCAGTGAGCAGTTCATTCATCTCTTTAGCCCATGTCTGTTTATAGTTCTCTTCAATTCCTGTAAGTTCTCTCTGTAAATGAGCGTTACACAGAGCATGATCACAATCATAAACGTTGTAAGGTTTCCATCCATCATGAACTGCTACTCCCTTAAACTTCGGAAGAATTCCCATAGC
This window of the Methanosarcina mazei S-6 genome carries:
- a CDS encoding pyrimidine dimer DNA glycosylase/endonuclease V, whose translation is MRIWDIPPEKMCRNHLLGEHRELHALWSIITNNKKAYAHHPETLRWRGKLKALYLRHEALVREMTERGYKHHTPLDPVLATGKAVQDEFVNTYEEQVRILKERGCECRV
- a CDS encoding carboxymuconolactone decarboxylase family protein, giving the protein MTEKIDMDERAKAMAEEIPGVMKALMGLHSEVVKDGALSAKTKELMMVGIAVAIRCEYCLWKHVPEAVKMGATREEILEAVSTAIMMSGGPGVAYGSVVVLKILDELNV
- the ftsA gene encoding coenzyme F390 synthetase, encoding MDSSDLYFNFEIETMDRGELDALVEERVRYTVRYAAENSPFYRKWFEKHGVNPGDIKAHEDLLELPIISGETIRENQPPETKEFMFRSAGWEDVFTIHETSGTSGTPKSFFLTWEDWERYAEKYARIFRSQGFGKGDRVVVCASYGMNVGANTMTLAARQVGMSIIPEGKCTFPLRVIETYKPTGIVGSVFKLLNLARRMKAEGIDPQNSGVNKLVVGGESFAEESRNYLSEIWGCPVYNTYGSTEGTMCGECSEISGLHVPEDFVHLDVYDPHVKEFVPEGECGRVVLSTLLPVGAKAGNLLLNYDTEDTTVVLTRKKCACGRTHMKILTPQREAETVWVEGAPFNRVDVEKGVFQSGNMEYLTGEYEAFLYGTEDEGETVLRVSMECKNPDACDRDLIQENFVRSFLKYKPPLSRAYEDGSFRILFNFAGPGELELYKIKGRPKRLVDRR